GGGCAAGCTTCACTTTGCAGTCATCATCTGTACAAACTCTGCAGAGACACAAACAGGACAAAAGGTTTTAGTCCTGACGCCGGCCAGAGGTGCTCGCCTGCTAAACTGTCTAAtgcattattaattttttattttttttttatcaacttGAACAGGTTCGGAACACACGTTCTAATTAGTGTCCGCGTTCCGAACGGCTTCCGTGTTCATCTAATTAAACCCTCTTGATTAAAAAGCACTGACATTGTGCTTACAGCTGCAAAGCAAACTGACGACCGCATGCACACGTGCACAAAATCAAAATGTCTCAATGTGGCTGAGcacagagtgtgtgtgtctgtgtgtgtgtgtgagcacgtTCCAACCACGACGACTTATGGAGAGCCCAGAATACATCAGCAGCCCTCCAGAAAATAAGTGCAGTCTCTCGAGTAACGTGCCACTGCCAGGGGACCAACAGGAGGAGGAGTGGAAATGGAGAGAATGGAAGAATGAAAGTGTGAGAAGGCTCCTGGCACGATGACGACAATTCAGATGGATGCGTATGATACAACTATAGCCCCAGTCTAATATGCGTTACTGGTTTCTCGCGTCCCCAGAAAGACGCACATGGAAAATGAAGTGTCGTTTAATCAAACCTTCCACCGTGGCTCAGGAACTAAAGCTGCTCATGTGTTGGGAAGCAATTGAGTgtcctttttttgttttgctttttttaccTTCATAGTTGACTTGTCCGTCTCCATCAATATCTGCTTCTCTGATCATCTCGTCCACCTCCTCGTCTGTTAGCTTCTCTCCCAGGTTTGTCATGACGTGACGAAGCTCTGCAGCACTGATGTAGCCATTtccgtcctgaaaaaaaaaaaaaaagcaccaaagAGATTAAGTGTGAGAAACACAAATGTCCCACAGGCTGAAGTCTCACCAGGTCCGTTTAATGAGCAGATGTGGCAACAGGAAGTCACAGGCTGATGACTGTTTCCTTCTTCCTGTACGACAGTACAATTTTCTTTCTGATACTTTAAATAGTCTTCAGCGAGGGAATGCATCAGCGCAAACAATGTGACGACAGGTTTTTACCGAATGCACATATCTGATCATCTTGTGGTGGAACGTGCAGCTGATGACACGGCACTGCTGTATCACATGTAAGATTCAGCACAACTACCAAATCTGCTTTGGATCTTTGTCTTCCCAGCCAAAGCTCCCAGAGACACCTCATCCCTGCAACGCCTCTTCTACCTCCATCCATCAGGCGTGACGGAGCGCCGGCTGCACCTGGACCATGCTGTGGTCAGCCCTGTGTTCGTGCTCCCCATCTGTGAACCTGAGCAGGGCTTATATTTTAATTTTGGTTTTCAAATCAGTTTTGGTGTAGTTTCATGCATTACTGcccgtccgtgtgtgtgtgtgtgtgtgtgtacgtgcatcACCAAGCTGACTGTGTAAGGCCGATCAGAATACAGCACTGTATCACTAGCAGAAAAATCTACACTCTACTTCCTACTTTGGAACATGTTTTTGACGCTCCACGGCACAATCGCACTGGCACTGCACTGGACCACACCTCCGTTTTAAAACCGGCACACATTAGTTACAAAATGTGGGTGTTTGGCGTGAAAATGACAACCCTTTTGGTTGGAAACTACCATCGTCTCTTGCGCTGCACTGCTCACTGACTTGTGCTGGGTGTAAAGGTGGCACTCTTGAGTCACGCTGTTGGTTATGGTGGATTATCCTGAAAACCTATGATGTAATATTTTAACTTTTGCTCTCCTATGATTTAGTAAATCATAAACCAGTAATTTGATGTTTACAATACATCAAAGTAAACACTTGGCTCATTTGTGGGCAACTGTTAGTCGCTGGTTTGAATTTGTTGACAAAAACAAGCAGCCTATCGCATTTCAGCAGCAGAAACGTGGCAGTTATTTTATCGCTAAATGACAATTAGGTTTTGtcaatttgattaaaattttgtcTTTTTGCCACAagcgtaacttttttttttttcttttatttcatttttgtcaGGTGTTCAAGATACTGATCTACAAGCTAAAACACAGTATAGTAGACTAGCAAAATAATTAAATTACTGTCTGTTTTTTGTGACGTTCTTTAAAATCTGAACTTCGAATACCTTGTCAAATACCCGAAAAGCCTCGCGGATTTCCTCCTCGCTGTCTGTGTCCTTCATTTTTCTGGCCATCATGGTCAGGAACTCGGGGAAGTCGATGGTTCCATTACCTGGAATGGGTCATCAGCGAGAAGCATTTAATCAACACAAATGGCAATCGCTTAAAAGCAAACAGGTGAGTCGAGATAACATAAAGCATTTAGTTGATGAAACCTGCCAGACTGAAAAGCTCTACTGCCTGTCCTTCCATTCCCACGTGTGACCCGTAGTTCTGGTTATCACACTGCACCCGAAGTTCTCCAGAGGCCTTCCTGCGATAACGCTGAAACTTAAGACACGCGCAATCATAGAAAGGGGACTAGTGTTTATTTTAGGACTAAAATAATTCAGCCTCCACCTGCCTTCCTGCGATAAACACGGCCACCACAAAGTGACAAAGTGTTTCACATTCTTCCTCAGGGAAGTCCCAGGAAACGGTTATACACAGCACAGCAGGATTTCAGGGAAATCCACAACCAGCCATCCATAATGCAAGCACGTGCCGTGCAGTCTGGCCTTCCAGAAGCCTGAATAAATCACGGGCTGGGCCCTGAAGCGGCTGCTGGTAGAAACCCGGGTGTCGAGGAGCTTCAAGAACTCagcagctgagtggataaggagctggagaCCTGGATTGACATTCTGTCTATGTGCTTGGACACAACATTTAATCTACACTGACGCAGCTGGAAAAACTGTTACCAGCCATGACTGGGGAAGGAAATGTGAGGCATCTTTGTAAAACGTTTTGAACATCTGCGAGATGAagtgctataaaaatgcagttCTTCAGACGTTCCTCCTTCATATCTTTCTTTTCCACTGATTACCTTAAAAATTAAATGATCGTGTAATCAACTTTATTTGCAACACAGCAATGTTTGCATCCGAGATCAGGCAAAAGTGGGAAGACTTCAAAGAGTCAGTGATGTTTCCTGTTCAAACACCGGCCAGGGTTGGATCTTCTCAACAGAATCATTTCTGCTTCGAGTCCCATCACTGCTTTTTCAACTTTCCCACCATATCCATGGTATTGCTGCAGGGACACCTGCTTTTTGGCAGTGGATTTTCCCAAACAGATGAAATATTTGCTTATCTGCATTGAGGTAATCTTTGGTGAACTCTAACCTACAGTACAACTTGGTGTCAACCATGACATTTGTTCTACTGTCGAACCCTGAGGCAGTGGAATTAGACTCCAAAATGGCATTTTACAAAAAGAATTTTGCGGTTCTATGTGCCGAGTTCACCGATTAATCGTTTGTGAGGAAATCGTGTTTTTAAGCAGATGTATGTTTTTACTGTGCAACCAGTCAGTGGTTTAAAATAATAACACTAGTTGTACTCTATGTACAGATAATGATGATTACGACCACACTGACAAAGCGATAACCACACCAGGTCCTAAAAGAGGTCACTACAaccgccaccccccccccccccccccccccccaaaattaaTTGGAATCAAAGTCTCATAAATCTGAGTGAACTGAACTGAGCATGCTGCAGGAAGCCAAAGTGAAAATGGAATCACAGATTTTGGAGATGGACCTCCTCTGTGCTGTAAGTAagcaagctttatttataaagcgcctttcacagaccagggtcacaaagcgctgcacatggcatacaaaaataatctaaaaataacatacgaaaacaataaaatacaatattaggctaaaaagctaacttaaagaaatgcatctttagttgccttctaaaagtatctatacaatccagagaacgaagggcacagggaagctcattccagaggctaggcgccaccgctttaaaagatctgtccccgcgagttttaaaacgggtccgaggaaccatcaacaggttctgattggacgacctgaggctcctggaggaagcataaggctggatcaggtccctgatgtactctggTGCTGGTCTATGCTGAAGGTTTGGTATGCATGTGTTCGAATGGATATCCATGTTGTTATTGTCGGCGCAGTGGAAGGATCTAGGAGGATCTCAGTGGCTCATTTACAGCGAACAAGGGAGGGAAGCTTGGGTCTTTGGGTGGGGGTCCTACGTGCAGCAGTAAATATGTAGGAGCTGGGAGGTGTATTATAATTAAGAACTGACAAAAACATAAACACTAGTATCTGGATTGATATGAAGGTCCGTCATTTTGTGTAACGTGTCTGGAAGGATTAACCCTGCGGTGgcagagaagggggggggggtgttgtacaCAGATTAACCAATGGCAGTGAAAGGCTGAGAGCAGGATGGGGAGCGAGAACAAGCACGTGTAAGAACGAAGCGCAGGAATGTGCAAGTGAACAAAAAGACACAGTAATATGATTGGACAGATGGCGATCTGACGGCCCCGGGTAACGATATAAGAACCTGTTACCTAACGCACACAGACAGTCAACAGCACCGAGGGAAGACGTGGGGTTTCGAGTTGGACAAAACTGCGACTGGAAAACTGTCATCAAGCAAATGGGTAGGAGATGCAAGAAAGCCTTTAGGTGATATCTGAGCCCAACTGCACCGTAACCGTGGGCCAGCTGCTGTCCAAACGAGGAGGGATGAGGATGGCAAGCAAGAGAGAGAAAATGGTGGGAGGAAAAGAGAACAAGAAAGGCAGTGGGTGGTAGAGAGGGAGATGTGAAGAGAGAATATAAGGAGAGAACTGAGTGGGAGTGTGTGCCATTGCACATAAGAGGTGCTGAGGCATCTCAGTGCGGTCATCAATCGTGCATTACAAAGCCACTGTCGATTCGCTGAGCGCTGTATTACCACGAGAGCTGGTCTGTAATCTGCAATGTTTTCTTCAGCAAAGAAGTGAAAATATGTCAGTGAATTGTCAACTGTTTGTTTTGTTaatcaaaaagaaaaatgctaaatTTCTAAATTTGAGCGTTTCACAGGTGAGGATACGTCATTTTGGTCAACTTAAACTTTGCTTCATCTCACCATGAAATCTGTCCATGTCAACTTTGGAGTAGAAGCTTCTTATTTCTTGGATATCAGCCTCTCAGTCCTTGGTTACTTAAATTTTGCTTTACTGTAGATGGTGACAGTAGCCCTCCAGCAATTTCCACTTCAGAACAGGCCTGTACCTTGGTAGGTCCTGGACAGCTAAACCAATTTTTTCTTGGCTGAGGGTGGTAGTTTGGGGTCTTGTTTCCCATCATGGTAAGTTCTATACACCTCCCAATAATTTATCTGTTTGTTGTAATTGAGTTCTTTAGTAATGAATATTCCTGATCCTTGGTCAATCTTGGtcaatccagtgagtgctgtcaaacaaacCCTTTTTATGTTGGCACAGAGAGGTTACCAGCTGTACCAGCTGTAGGAATTTGAAAAGTCTTGGCAAGTTGAGATGTTTGGAACTCTTGGACAATTCTGCGGTAAAAGAATTACAATGACGGCAAAATCAGGCCAATTTTAGTTTTAAAAAATTTGACCCTATTCTGTAGAATTGCCCTTTCAGTACCGCTGGATGAAGTGGAGATCTGTGAACAAGGTCACAAAATGCCTCCCCCCATTCTGCCATACTATAGTTGCTTGCATGTAACAGGAGTTTCAATACCTACTGTACGACTTTGCAATTGTCAGGTTATTTTAAATACTGTAACACTAACTTTTAGTGGTGTCACAGATCACCTGCCTTATTTCAGTATGGATACAAACCACTGATTAAGTGTAAAGATTCCATAATAGTGGGACATACAGATCTCGATACACCATTAGTGAAATTCCATTAGTTGTGAATAAcaagtaaaacagcaaaaattagtCATAGATTcttagaaataacaatacaatatACTGTAATTTGTAAGTGAGGTATGATGACCTTCATTCTTATTTTTGTCCTGATAAGGCACCAGAAGCTATTAACATACACATAGAAATGGTTAATTTTCTGAGTATTAAATTGATCTGGTAGAATTTCCAAaaacttttacaaaaaaaaaaacctattcaAGTGATACTTTTCCAATCTGGCTCATACAGATATGTTTAACTAGCAGATGTGACGTGTTGCCAAAAGACATCCACAATGTAAGGTGCTGACCCATAATGGAGACGCATGCCAAATGAGGACATAACAAAAATGACTGAGGGTTTTTATTGCGTTCACTTGGTCCAAGAACGTTATCTTGCCAGGTTGGTATATTAATTTTTGGAAGTTATTTTTTGTTCACTGTAAAAAAATCTACAGACTGCACAAATTAAGATATTAATAATAAATTCTGACCCGTAAAGAGAAGTGTGGCATTGAAGATTTTGGTGGGTCAGGGGTATTAGTCAACTCTGCTTATTTTTACTCTTGTTTATGCAGCAGTAAACTGAAGCGGTTTAAATCCACAGTTACTAAGCAGTGGTTTGGTTTTTAAACAGCAGGACGCTTTTCCTTAACATGACTACGTCCAGCTCCTGTCCTCTGTTTATTGGTATCCGCTGCCACATCCTCACTgtttggtaaataaagctgatttTCAGTGGGCCGGCTGACGTTTCATGGCTGCCGATGTGGGTACTGGATGTGCACAGCGCAGAGAGGCCTTATGTAACCACTTTTATTTTCCATTACTAGCTTCATTGCTGTCTGACctagattgcatcagccaagggaGGCAGAGGGAGAACAAGAGGATgttagagagtgtgtgtgtgtgtgtgtgtgtgtgtgtgtgtgtgtgtgtgtgtgtgtgtgtgtgtgtgtgtgtgtgtgtgtgtgtgtgtgtgtgtgtgtgtgtgtgtggtgggctcTTGGATGTAGCTGATGGGAGGGGGTGAGGATGGTGGGAGGACATTTCAACAAAGCAGCAGGCAAACTGCGGTGTGATCGATTTGTAGTGATCAATGCGGTCCCATTTACAAAATCCTGTAAGCTGACAGAGCACCTCAGGAATAAAAGCCCCTCTGAtggtgaacatcctccaaggacaAACCAGCTCCTGAGCCAACTTTCTCTTTAAGGCTTCGAGATTTCCATTtccgtgtgttgttgttgtttttttttttttaatcacgtaCCATGTCTGTACTAGTCTGTTTTTTGTAGGCTTTGGAAGAGTCAAGGCATGTATCCTCTAAAATCTAGTCAATGAACACATGAATGGATGAACGATATGTCCATCTCCTCCAATTTAAGGCGATGACTCAAAACAATGCATACTGTCATCCTGTAATCTGGTGAACTTTGGTGAATGAGCTCATATCTATAGATGTCTGCCACCTAGTGgctgctggattgatgatggatttgtTGCAACTGTGCTCATCCTGAAAAACAGCAAATTTCAATGAAGTAGActattatactgtatttattgtcttcctgctgtctgattctgttttttctctctgtctaaggtgcggctccatccaaagatgggagtgggtgtttttcttCCGCAGGCCTtccgtcttgtgcaccagcatgaactcccaaaatctcctgtataatttcctgtattgtctattgtgtttgtagcatggcccaagcagagggtcacccctttgagtctggtctgcttgaggtttcttctcaaatcatcagagggagttttttcttaccactgtcgcctgtgttcttgctctagggtaaggttactcgtgtgaagcgccttgaggcaactttgttgtgatttggcactatataaatgaaaataaattgaattgaaatgattAATTTGATTGTTTCACCTTGGTTCTGCTCTGAAACTCAAACAGGATCATACCTCTACTCAAGCAAAcacaaaggattttgtatgaatttagtcACAAAAGAAAGAAAGCGAGGCAGATGGTAAATGGAGTGTGTGAGAAAGtatttccatttgcgaaatagtCTGATTAACAGCTATTATGTTCTATAACTCAATAGCAGTCACAAATCCTCACAACCCCACAGAAAggaccttttttgtttgtttgtttctctcaCACAGGAGTACCCAATATGGGGTGGGGTCCAGGTCCTTGTTTGGTCCACCTTCCAATGCAATATCTGCCCCTTGTGtcttaataacatttttttttaacataatgaGAAGGTGACAAATGCTTGTTATAATCACAAGAGGGAGACAAAAAAATAGAGAGTGCACCAGCCAGAGAGCTGTGGTTTGACTTGAGGTCTCCCCTGACAGTACATGTTGGTCTGCCTCGACTA
The sequence above is drawn from the Thalassophryne amazonica chromosome 21, fThaAma1.1, whole genome shotgun sequence genome and encodes:
- the LOC117503152 gene encoding calmodulin-1, encoding MADQLTEEQIAEFKEAFSLFDKDGDGTITTKELGTVMRSLGQNPTEAELQDMINEVDADGNGTIDFPEFLTMMARKMKDTDSEEEIREAFRVFDKDGNGYISAAELRHVMTNLGEKLTDEEVDEMIREADIDGDGQVNYEEFVQMMTAK